A genomic segment from Bacillus rossius redtenbacheri isolate Brsri chromosome 5, Brsri_v3, whole genome shotgun sequence encodes:
- the LOC134531583 gene encoding uncharacterized protein LOC134531583, whose amino-acid sequence MRMLHIVLVLLQLGSSRQHRPLPEGAVGVVAGAHFEPIPQVTLYTSSVPVNFKVAWPMQLDDIQDSIKEITSCPSNSSSEWCVIFKELKHSLIYTDMLINKVNEAAGDDVLDFQSQVRERRGLNFIGEFFHWCCDIAVNSQLNNLFLNEQQMSEHINKMESQILNTHEALANMSNTIFVINEGMTGILKRVQSKFTNLSDYLKDLRETMVTKFSGMVQDIGHSFQFQVLLASQLAKQAHTFTRLEILDQCRSNKIPAIVVTPAQLKEKLNMLNEILNRDGYALSISVSEVQKYFNLPICKCQVHKENLYLQIKVPIVKLNSNWRLFQFVAVPFQWKNSTCHLDHAPNFLAVDGDHLITIQGRNLLDCRPFEDKLCFVPRFSGDTLGSALCPKALFQGITVENLSTTCAFRCHSGNQLMITQAGPERYFLTNPSGKLDLQCMKHNNESLFLGSGDILGAVDIEVPCDCRLYLNQELKINELYPCDALTKSKFQLVHVIPAAWTKLRKLKIFPHPTSTHTVFPSLMDCLDENWPTLIPHLNFSLTKFETPLDPIHLREPENVPRFVMKNLQSIALSIVSSVLLFIIIKNPYLVGIGTLPRVSALDNVTTLGIEISVTVITILVIVGMFLVLLLKYLRNRKPLSMSVEISTTVENAVPSTSGKVELKDILARDNGCVAKLSSETGEELKVTISICDDQ is encoded by the coding sequence ATGAGGATGCTACACATCGTCCTGGTGCTCCTGCAGCTGGGAAGCAGCAGACAACATCGACCGCTACCTGAAGGAGCAGTGGGGGTGGTTGCGGGAGCGCATTTCGAGCCGATACCTCAGGTAACATTGTACACTTCATCGGTACCAGTAAATTTTAAGGTTGCTTGGCCAATGCAATTAGATGACATTCAGGATAGTATCAAAGAAATCACTTCTTgtccctccaatagttcaagtgaatggtgtgttattttcaaagaattaaaacataGCTTAATTTATACTGACATGCTAATTAATAAGGTAAACGAAGCAGCAGGGGATGACGTATTGGATTTTCAGTCTCAAGTTCGGGAAAGACGAGGGTTAAATTTCATTGGAGAGTTTTTTCATTGGTGTTGTGACATTGCCGTCAATAGTCAATTGAATAATCTTTTCCTAAATGAACAACAAATGTCAGAACACATAAACAAgatggaatcacaaattttaaacactcatgaggcactggcaaatatgagcaacactatttttgttataaacgagggaatgaccggaattctaaaaagagtacaatcaaaattcacaaatttgtcTGATTACTTAAAAGACCTCCGAGAGACTATGGTGACTAAGTTTTCAGGAATGGTTCAAGACATAGGACATTCATTCCAGTTTCAGGTACTGTTGGCCTCTCAATTAGCCAAACAAGCGCATACATTTACAAGACTAGAGATTCTGGACCAGTGCCGGTCAaataaaatacctgccattgtagttacaccagctcaattgaaagagaaattaaatatgctaaatgaaaTTCTTAATAGGGATGGTTATGCGTTGTCCATAAGTGTATCAgaagttcagaaatattttaatttacccatTTGTAAATGTCAAGTCCACAAGGAAAATTTATACCTTCAAATTAAAGTACCAATTGTTAAACTAAATTCCAATTGGAGATTGTTTCAGTTCGTCGCAGTCCCATTTCAGTGGAAGAACTCAACTTGTCATTTGGATCATGCTCCGAATTTTCTGGCAGTGGATGGAGACCATCTAATCactattcagggtagaaatttattagattgtagaccatttgaagataaattgtgttttgttcccAGGTTCTCCGGAGATACCCTAGGTAGTGCTTTGTGTCCAAAGGCTCTTTTTCAGGGGATTACCGTTGAAAATCTTAGTACCACATGTGCGTTTCGATGCCATTCCGGAAACCAACTGATGATCACCCAGGCTGGACCAGAGCGGTACTTCCTAACAAACCCGTCAGGAAAATTAGACTTGCAATGCatgaaacataacaatgaatctttatttttaggaagtggagacatcctcggagctgtagatatagaagtaccgtgtgattgtcgtttgtatttaaaccaagaacttaaaattaacgagttgtatccatgtgatgcgttaacaaaatctaaatttcaattggtacatgtaataccagctgcttggacgaagttacgtaaattgaaaattttccctcatcctacgtcaacacatacagtttttccatccttaatggattgtttagatgaaaattggccaactctaataccacatttaaatttttctttgacaaagtttgaaacccctttagacccgattcatttaagagaaccagaaaacgtaccaagatttgtaatgaaaaacttacagagtattgcgctttccattgtaagtagtgtattattatttattattattaaaaatccatatctagtaggtattggaacgctaccaagagtatccgccttggacaatgttactacccttggcatagaaataagtgtaactgtaattactatattggtaatagttggaatgtttttagttctgttattaaaatatctgagaaatcggaaacccctcagtatgtctgtagaaatctcgactacagtagaaaatgctgttccttctaccagtggaaaggtagaattaaaagacatactagccagagataatggttgtgtagctaagttatccagtgaaactggggaggaattgaaagtaaccatttccatttgtgatgatcagtag